The following proteins come from a genomic window of Gemmatimonas sp.:
- a CDS encoding SLBB domain-containing protein produces MARVLVVAAMLATTGTRANAQDIVAAGPQRATRDELTTRVAELQSRQNASRGSALGRVRREMSVIQQRLQTGDFRVGDRFVVSVRMDSVRIDTVLVRDSLRVLVLNLPEVSVAGVLRSELEAHINTHVARYVRNATVRTSVLTRVSVLGAVLRPGIYYAAPDRPVSDLLMLAGGPLPDAKIDQFQASRGATRLLDAKAAKRIVKDGSTLEEVDIQSGDEVRFSQQRKINWGLVVQLAFVASSLFFAALQFIQWYYSRQD; encoded by the coding sequence GTGGCTCGCGTCCTTGTCGTTGCGGCCATGCTGGCCACAACCGGGACCCGGGCCAACGCACAGGACATCGTCGCGGCGGGGCCGCAGCGTGCCACGCGCGACGAGCTCACCACGCGGGTCGCGGAGCTGCAGAGTCGCCAAAACGCCTCACGCGGGAGCGCGCTGGGACGGGTGCGACGCGAAATGTCCGTCATTCAGCAGCGTCTGCAGACGGGCGATTTCCGCGTGGGTGACCGCTTTGTGGTGTCGGTGCGCATGGACAGCGTGCGCATCGATACGGTGCTGGTGCGCGACAGCTTGCGCGTGCTCGTGCTCAACCTTCCCGAGGTGTCGGTGGCCGGCGTCTTGCGATCCGAGCTGGAGGCGCACATCAACACCCACGTCGCCCGATACGTCCGCAACGCGACCGTGCGCACCAGCGTGTTGACGCGCGTGTCGGTGCTCGGCGCCGTCCTGCGTCCGGGCATCTACTATGCCGCGCCGGACCGTCCCGTCAGCGATCTGCTCATGCTTGCGGGCGGACCGCTCCCCGACGCCAAGATCGATCAGTTCCAGGCCAGTCGTGGCGCTACAAGACTTCTCGACGCGAAGGCCGCCAAGCGTATCGTGAAGGACGGCAGTACGCTGGAAGAGGTGGACATCCAGAGCGGTGATGAAGTGCGATTCTCGCAGCAGCGCAAGATCAATTGGGGGCTCGTCGTTCAGCTCGCCTTCGTGGCTTCGTCCCTCTTTTTCGCCGCATTGCAGTTCATACAATGGTATTACAGCCGTCAGGACTGA
- a CDS encoding sugar transferase encodes MTGPGDDFEPRHRSEIACRAFNVTVALLMLTASLPIMLLTAMLIRLSSRGPVFYTQVRVGLDRRWNRTRALNERRREDLGGTPFTIYKFRSMRVDAEVNGQAVWAKQNDDRVTAIGGIIRKSRIDELPQLFNVLRGDMNIVGPRPERPSIFVRLREQITDYPVRQRVKPGITGLAQVSNPYDTDLDDVRRKVAFDIQYMQRQSVAEDVRIMLRTIPVMIFRIGGR; translated from the coding sequence ATGACCGGCCCGGGCGACGACTTCGAACCGCGACACCGGTCGGAGATCGCGTGCCGCGCCTTCAACGTGACGGTGGCGCTGCTCATGCTCACGGCCTCGTTGCCGATCATGCTACTCACGGCCATGCTCATCCGCCTGAGTTCCCGCGGGCCGGTGTTCTACACGCAGGTACGCGTCGGTCTTGACCGCCGTTGGAATCGCACGCGTGCGCTCAACGAACGGCGCCGAGAAGACCTCGGAGGCACCCCGTTCACTATCTACAAGTTCCGCTCGATGCGCGTCGATGCGGAAGTGAATGGGCAGGCGGTCTGGGCCAAGCAGAACGACGATCGCGTCACGGCGATCGGCGGGATCATCCGCAAGTCGCGCATCGACGAGCTGCCGCAGCTGTTCAACGTGCTGCGTGGCGACATGAACATCGTCGGTCCTCGCCCGGAACGGCCGAGCATCTTCGTCCGGTTGCGGGAGCAGATCACCGACTATCCGGTGCGCCAGCGCGTGAAGCCCGGAATCACCGGACTCGCGCAGGTGTCGAACCCCTACGATACCGATCTCGACGACGTGCGGCGCAAGGTCGCGTTCGACATCCAGTACATGCAGCGGCAATCCGTTGCCGAAGACGTCCGAATCATGTTGCGCACCATTCCTGTCATGATCTTCCGCATCGGCGGACGGTAG
- a CDS encoding O-antigen ligase family protein, which produces MASVLSIGIVLAIVGRLHDAVGEGTIPAGKILLGLGVIVLLTGPTLTVVRRSWATPVGKALVVFSAALYLSLPLSLLRSDTLAIAFAFVTRTVPFILIMVVAVRGVGDISRLLRSMVVMQILMGVLIAAGFGVVLNGADGARTTLAGSYDPNDLALVMAACGAASLWALRDKQIVWRVAGLAGLVLGMYVIIRTYSRGGAISFAVMVIMSLVLARRAVPMWLRLAMFPAVAAALLLAPQKYIERLSTLGTVSQDYNITDETGRTKIWKRGFGYFLSRPLTGVGAGQFGQAEGRYGREELGRNAGWKWSAAHNMYVESLAELGLPGFLGLLGMLVPSVTLWWRVRAYPPRSDEELQYQRQVETVAVAVITFMVGAVFLSATYSPMVMLLTALGIALRTVPPAARFVGRARPGRSSRRRARAAPIAVPAGLTPGG; this is translated from the coding sequence ATGGCGTCCGTGCTGTCCATCGGCATCGTGCTCGCCATCGTGGGCCGTCTCCACGACGCCGTGGGCGAAGGCACGATCCCCGCCGGCAAGATCCTGCTCGGCCTTGGCGTGATCGTCCTGCTCACCGGTCCGACGTTGACGGTTGTACGACGCAGCTGGGCCACGCCCGTGGGCAAGGCGCTCGTCGTCTTCAGCGCGGCGCTGTACCTCTCGCTGCCGTTGTCGCTGCTGCGCAGTGACACGCTCGCCATCGCATTCGCGTTCGTGACGCGTACCGTGCCCTTCATCCTCATCATGGTGGTGGCCGTGCGCGGGGTCGGGGACATCAGCCGCCTCCTTCGCAGCATGGTGGTGATGCAGATCCTCATGGGCGTGCTCATCGCCGCCGGGTTCGGCGTCGTGCTCAATGGCGCCGACGGCGCGCGCACCACGCTTGCGGGCAGCTACGACCCGAATGATCTGGCGCTGGTGATGGCGGCGTGCGGTGCCGCCTCGCTCTGGGCCCTGCGTGACAAGCAGATCGTGTGGCGCGTGGCGGGACTCGCCGGTCTCGTGCTGGGCATGTACGTCATCATCCGTACATATTCGCGCGGCGGAGCGATCTCCTTTGCCGTCATGGTGATCATGTCCCTGGTGCTGGCGCGCCGCGCCGTGCCCATGTGGCTGCGCCTCGCCATGTTCCCGGCCGTAGCGGCCGCGCTGTTGCTGGCGCCGCAGAAGTACATCGAGCGCCTCAGCACCCTGGGCACTGTCAGCCAGGACTACAACATCACTGACGAAACGGGACGCACCAAGATCTGGAAGCGAGGCTTCGGCTACTTCCTGTCCCGACCGCTCACGGGGGTCGGTGCCGGACAGTTCGGTCAGGCGGAAGGGCGCTACGGTCGCGAAGAGCTTGGGCGTAACGCAGGCTGGAAATGGTCGGCGGCCCACAACATGTACGTCGAAAGTCTTGCGGAGCTCGGGCTTCCAGGCTTTCTCGGCCTGCTCGGCATGTTGGTGCCGAGTGTGACCCTCTGGTGGCGCGTGCGGGCCTATCCGCCGCGATCGGACGAGGAGTTGCAGTATCAGCGACAGGTGGAGACGGTCGCGGTGGCTGTCATCACATTTATGGTGGGCGCGGTATTCCTGAGCGCCACTTATAGCCCGATGGTCATGCTGCTTACCGCGCTCGGCATTGCGCTGCGCACGGTGCCGCCAGCGGCCCGATTCGTGGGGCGCGCTCGTCCCGGGCGTTCGTCACGGCGGCGCGCACGGGCGGCGCCGATCGCCGTCCCTGCCGGACTGACGCCAGGAGGCTGA
- a CDS encoding polysaccharide deacetylase family protein — protein sequence MSRHWAALMYHATPARHEDADYFAVPALALARQLAWLRDRAIAGRSLEAVLGDGAESPGVAITFDDAQRSNYEVAFPLFAEAGMTATVFVVPAWVGRTGYCTWSQLRELQAGGWSIQSHTQTHPFLSTLDAAAVMHELADSRREIEDNVGAPVMTLALPNGDWPQRRYRHLLEGSGYQYIATSRWHANGDAERRRGVFGRYTVRRDTQPEAFDAMVTDLPGKLSRESLRLATLSLVRRSLGVRRYGAIRRYLVDRRAATSAAGVTPPS from the coding sequence GTGTCACGACACTGGGCCGCCCTGATGTACCACGCCACGCCCGCGCGCCACGAGGATGCCGACTACTTCGCCGTGCCGGCACTGGCGCTGGCGCGGCAGCTGGCGTGGTTGCGGGACCGCGCCATCGCCGGGCGTTCGCTCGAGGCTGTGCTCGGCGACGGCGCCGAGTCGCCAGGCGTGGCCATCACCTTCGACGACGCGCAGCGGTCCAACTACGAGGTGGCCTTCCCACTCTTCGCCGAGGCGGGCATGACCGCCACCGTCTTTGTGGTGCCGGCGTGGGTGGGACGTACGGGGTACTGTACATGGTCGCAGCTGCGCGAACTGCAGGCCGGTGGCTGGTCCATCCAGTCGCACACGCAGACCCATCCCTTCCTGTCGACGCTCGACGCGGCCGCGGTGATGCACGAACTGGCGGACAGTCGTCGCGAGATCGAGGACAACGTGGGCGCACCGGTCATGACCCTCGCCCTGCCCAATGGCGACTGGCCGCAGCGGCGCTATCGCCATCTGCTGGAAGGGAGTGGATACCAGTACATCGCCACAAGCCGCTGGCACGCGAACGGTGACGCGGAACGGCGTCGTGGCGTCTTCGGTCGGTACACGGTACGCCGCGATACGCAGCCGGAGGCATTCGACGCCATGGTGACCGACCTTCCGGGGAAGCTGTCACGCGAATCGCTGCGGCTGGCCACCCTGTCGCTGGTGCGCCGTTCGCTCGGGGTTCGCCGGTACGGCGCGATTCGTCGCTATCTCGTGGATCGTCGCGCGGCCACATCGGCTGCCGGTGTGACGCCCCCGTCTTGA
- a CDS encoding acyl carrier protein — protein sequence MSESTALQVRAVFTSVLGVPHERLSDDASPDTIPSWDSLTHINLMLAIEGACGVQFEPDELMELRTVGAVVQRVIAARG from the coding sequence ATGAGCGAGAGTACGGCCCTTCAGGTTCGCGCAGTCTTCACCAGTGTCCTTGGTGTTCCGCACGAACGGCTTTCCGACGACGCGTCTCCCGACACGATTCCCTCATGGGACTCGCTGACGCACATCAACCTCATGCTGGCCATCGAAGGCGCGTGTGGGGTGCAGTTCGAGCCCGACGAGCTGATGGAATTACGGACCGTCGGTGCGGTGGTACAGCGGGTCATCGCCGCCCGTGGCTGA
- a CDS encoding HAD-IIIC family phosphatase encodes MTLLRHGPPFTDAAAYHRLARELKARSGPRPLRVALLASYTLGFIEPFLRVELGRLGVDVDLFIGGYGEVESLWLDESSALHAFQPEVVVVALRLEDMSPDAAIRVVDASGASLRSAFDALVQRLSALLQARAGDGAGARWTTLVANFAPVAPSPFGVGDASVAASRQEAFAAANHALRESVSAVGGAYVWDYAGLVAAHGAGAWRDDRLWFLGRIPVAAAHHPATAQHLARTVRAAVQPSAKVLVLDLDNTLWGGVVGDDGVEALKVGDDYPGNVFKAVQRHARGLRDRGVLLAIASKNDEVVARDAFARHPEFLLRWDDFAAHAVSWEPKSVGIARMAEQLGLGLDAFVFLDDNPVERAEVQSRLPAVHVIDVEPWGSLPRALAAAPWFDQLAASAEDLRRASQYAEERERQMVASAYGTVEEYLASLDLTAQAMATTALERQRVAQLIAKTNQFNLTLRRPSEAQVTEWMATPDTHRVLHMRLADRFGDQGIIAAAVLARHDETARIEVFVMSCRVMNRRAEHAFLSFAADVARAWGCTRLLGEFVPGPRNSVVADLYPSLGFDPEPAATATDAACFGIRLTDAALPWPAAIRRT; translated from the coding sequence GTGACGTTGCTTCGCCACGGGCCCCCATTCACCGATGCCGCGGCGTACCATCGTCTGGCGCGTGAGCTCAAGGCCCGCAGCGGCCCGCGCCCGTTGCGCGTCGCACTGCTGGCGTCGTACACGCTGGGATTCATCGAGCCCTTCCTGCGAGTCGAGCTTGGCCGACTGGGCGTGGATGTCGACCTGTTCATTGGCGGGTACGGCGAGGTGGAGTCGCTGTGGCTCGATGAGTCGAGTGCATTGCACGCGTTCCAGCCCGAGGTGGTCGTCGTGGCCCTGCGGCTCGAGGACATGAGCCCTGACGCCGCCATCCGGGTCGTCGATGCCAGCGGAGCGTCGTTGCGCTCCGCCTTCGATGCGCTCGTCCAGCGCCTCTCCGCGTTGCTGCAGGCGCGAGCCGGCGACGGGGCGGGCGCCCGCTGGACCACGCTGGTGGCCAACTTTGCGCCAGTGGCACCGTCGCCATTCGGCGTGGGGGATGCCTCGGTCGCGGCGTCGCGCCAGGAGGCCTTCGCGGCGGCGAATCACGCGCTGCGTGAGTCGGTATCGGCGGTTGGTGGCGCCTATGTCTGGGATTATGCCGGACTGGTAGCGGCCCACGGCGCCGGCGCGTGGCGCGATGATCGTCTGTGGTTTCTCGGGCGCATCCCCGTGGCGGCGGCGCATCATCCCGCGACGGCGCAGCATCTCGCGCGAACCGTTCGCGCGGCCGTTCAGCCATCGGCCAAGGTGCTGGTGCTGGATCTCGACAACACCCTGTGGGGTGGGGTGGTCGGCGACGATGGCGTCGAGGCGCTCAAGGTGGGCGACGACTATCCGGGCAACGTGTTCAAGGCGGTACAACGCCACGCCCGTGGACTGCGCGACCGCGGTGTCCTGCTCGCCATCGCAAGCAAGAACGACGAAGTGGTCGCACGCGACGCCTTTGCGCGGCACCCCGAGTTCCTGCTGCGGTGGGATGATTTCGCGGCCCACGCCGTGAGCTGGGAGCCGAAGTCTGTCGGTATCGCGCGGATGGCCGAACAGCTGGGGCTTGGACTCGACGCGTTCGTGTTTCTCGACGACAACCCCGTCGAGCGGGCGGAAGTGCAGTCGAGGCTCCCCGCGGTGCACGTGATCGACGTCGAACCGTGGGGGTCGCTGCCTCGTGCACTGGCTGCGGCGCCGTGGTTCGACCAGTTGGCCGCCTCGGCCGAAGACCTGCGCCGGGCCAGCCAGTACGCGGAGGAACGTGAACGGCAGATGGTGGCGAGTGCATACGGTACGGTCGAGGAGTATCTCGCGTCGCTCGACCTGACGGCACAGGCCATGGCCACCACGGCGCTGGAGCGCCAGCGCGTGGCGCAGCTGATCGCCAAGACCAATCAGTTCAACCTTACGTTGCGCCGCCCGTCCGAGGCCCAGGTGACGGAGTGGATGGCCACGCCGGACACGCATCGCGTACTGCACATGCGGCTCGCGGATCGCTTCGGGGACCAGGGTATCATCGCGGCGGCCGTGCTGGCTCGCCACGACGAGACCGCCCGGATCGAGGTGTTCGTGATGAGCTGTCGCGTCATGAATCGCCGTGCCGAGCACGCATTTCTGTCGTTTGCCGCGGATGTCGCGCGTGCGTGGGGCTGCACGCGGCTGCTCGGCGAATTCGTGCCGGGGCCGCGCAACAGCGTCGTGGCGGATCTGTATCCTTCCCTCGGCTTCGATCCGGAGCCAGCCGCGACGGCGACCGACGCGGCGTGCTTCGGGATCAGGCTCACGGACGCGGCACTGCCGTGGCCGGCTGCGATTCGGCGCACCTGA
- a CDS encoding XrtA system polysaccharide deacetylase: protein MTTRPQHLFSVDVEDYFQVSAFETIAPIATWDRFPTRVDTNTRRLLDLLAKHDAQATFFTLGWVAERFPELVRDIARAGHEVASHSFWHRRVTTLTPDAFREDLRRSKAVLEAVTGEAITGYRAPSFSIVPGVEWAWEILVEEGFTYDSSAFPIVRPGYGNPGAPRDPYVIPTPSGPLHQYPLATASFGSMRLPGAGGGYLRMLPPALMHRAVREAAARHAPAMCYIHPWEIDPDQPRLAAGWLTRIRHYSGLATAHARLDALLASASFTSVRHYRANDLVAA, encoded by the coding sequence ATGACCACCCGCCCGCAGCATCTCTTCAGCGTGGATGTGGAGGACTACTTCCAGGTCAGCGCCTTCGAGACGATCGCCCCGATCGCCACCTGGGATCGTTTCCCCACGCGCGTCGACACGAACACCCGCCGTCTGCTCGACCTGTTGGCCAAGCACGATGCACAGGCCACGTTCTTCACGCTCGGCTGGGTAGCGGAACGTTTTCCGGAGTTGGTGCGCGACATCGCCAGGGCCGGCCACGAGGTGGCTTCACACTCCTTCTGGCATCGTCGGGTGACCACGCTGACCCCGGACGCGTTTCGTGAGGACCTACGTCGGTCGAAGGCGGTGCTCGAGGCGGTCACCGGCGAAGCAATCACGGGCTACCGTGCTCCGTCGTTCTCCATCGTGCCCGGTGTCGAGTGGGCATGGGAGATTCTCGTCGAAGAAGGCTTCACCTACGATTCCAGCGCCTTTCCCATCGTGCGTCCGGGGTACGGCAACCCGGGCGCTCCGCGCGATCCCTACGTGATCCCAACACCCAGCGGCCCCCTGCATCAGTATCCGCTTGCCACCGCCTCGTTCGGTTCCATGCGGCTGCCGGGCGCCGGCGGTGGTTATCTGCGCATGCTGCCTCCGGCGCTCATGCATCGGGCGGTCCGGGAAGCGGCCGCGCGCCACGCTCCGGCGATGTGCTACATCCATCCCTGGGAGATCGATCCGGACCAGCCGCGCCTCGCCGCTGGGTGGCTGACGCGCATTCGTCACTACAGCGGGCTCGCGACCGCACACGCGCGACTCGATGCCCTGCTGGCGTCGGCCTCCTTTACCTCGGTGCGGCACTATCGCGCCAACGACTTGGTAGCGGCCTGA
- a CDS encoding FemAB family XrtA/PEP-CTERM system-associated protein: protein MSIDAVSSPWRIVRGFADDGAWDAFVRAQPSWTHFHLSGWSRVFRDVLGHEDCRLAACDAQGRLRGVLPLMRIRSPLFGHFLVSMPFVNHGGALGPDDVVQALVAEAVRLAGTDHVDLLELRSRTVQPIDLPASHRKVAVILPLPETPEALFKGFPAKLRSQVRRPQKEGVTVRFGRDCVADFHRVFSSHMRDLGTPTHGVRLFEALADTFGDEAWVGVAYLNGAPIACGMGFRWDQEFEITWASSLRAYNRVAPNMLLYWEFMQRALAAGCTRFNFGRSTPGASTHKFKLQWGGHDEMLHWYQAAKGGRTATPNPESGMMSYAPRVWRRLPLPVANRLGPLVVRLIP, encoded by the coding sequence ATGTCGATCGACGCCGTGTCGTCGCCTTGGCGCATCGTGCGCGGCTTTGCCGATGATGGTGCGTGGGATGCGTTCGTGCGTGCCCAACCATCATGGACGCACTTCCATCTCTCAGGGTGGTCACGCGTCTTCCGCGACGTGCTGGGACACGAGGACTGCCGTCTTGCCGCGTGCGACGCGCAGGGACGTTTACGGGGCGTGCTCCCCCTCATGCGCATTCGGAGTCCCCTGTTCGGGCATTTCCTGGTCTCGATGCCCTTCGTGAACCACGGGGGGGCGCTCGGTCCCGATGACGTCGTGCAGGCGCTCGTGGCCGAGGCCGTGCGCTTGGCGGGCACTGATCACGTGGACCTGCTCGAGCTGCGCAGTCGCACTGTCCAGCCAATCGACCTTCCGGCGTCGCATCGCAAGGTTGCCGTCATTCTGCCGTTGCCCGAAACCCCCGAGGCGCTGTTCAAGGGGTTTCCCGCCAAGTTGCGGAGCCAGGTTCGCCGTCCGCAGAAGGAAGGCGTGACCGTGCGGTTCGGCCGCGACTGTGTGGCAGACTTCCATCGCGTGTTTTCGTCGCATATGCGCGACCTCGGCACTCCCACCCACGGCGTTCGTCTCTTCGAGGCCCTGGCCGATACCTTTGGCGACGAGGCGTGGGTTGGGGTCGCCTATCTCAACGGCGCCCCGATCGCCTGCGGCATGGGATTTCGCTGGGATCAGGAGTTCGAGATCACCTGGGCGTCGTCACTGCGCGCCTACAACCGCGTGGCGCCGAACATGCTGCTGTATTGGGAGTTCATGCAGCGGGCCCTGGCGGCAGGGTGTACCCGTTTCAACTTCGGGCGATCGACCCCCGGTGCCAGCACCCACAAGTTCAAGCTGCAGTGGGGCGGGCACGACGAGATGCTGCACTGGTATCAGGCGGCCAAGGGCGGGCGCACGGCCACCCCTAACCCCGAATCGGGCATGATGTCGTATGCCCCGCGCGTCTGGCGTCGCCTGCCGCTGCCGGTGGCCAATCGCCTGGGGCCGCTCGTGGTCCGGCTCATTCCCTGA
- the asnB gene encoding asparagine synthase (glutamine-hydrolyzing) — MCGIAGLLWRDGQRAGDAALVGAMCDALRHRGPDDEGVWADGPAAIGMRRLSIIDLAGGHQPIFNETGRIGVVMNGEIYNYQALREQLLARGHVLRTHSDTEVLVHLYEDHGERLVEHLRGMFAFAIWDADRGTLLLGRDHFGIKPLYVAEGQGFVAFASELKALVAVGATSREIDGEALDLYLQLGYVPAPWSIFRDVRKLPPAHTMTIHRGEAPQLRRFWQLPTGTADPGGDVVALVRDALDDAVAAHLVADVPIAAFLSGGIDSSAVVSGMAGMGYASRAFTARYHGSGAEGTDEVPLARALADQYGLPLTVVDVEPAVQDLLRPICHALDEPLADESAVPTWILSQAVAASYKVVLAGTGGDELFGGYRRHRGLALADKWNHVPPLLRRGVSRLAQAIPEPRDGSLSITRLKRFVRAGSGTPVERYADFVGRLGPAEFTALRPQGRGDRHTAHFNALGAPGTADGALRTALRIDYGGYLPDDILALSDRVSSAHSLEVRVPFVDVRLVERLFTLPDHYRIRGAVQKWVLREAVRPRLTPAHFTAPKRGFVGPTASWLRNEMRAALEDELSASRMRRLGLFDVSAIGELLQAHATRRANHESTLWALMVFSLWHGQYVERQPSGLRVTA; from the coding sequence ATGTGCGGGATAGCAGGATTGCTGTGGCGTGACGGCCAGCGCGCCGGAGACGCCGCCCTTGTCGGGGCGATGTGCGATGCACTGCGGCATCGCGGGCCAGACGACGAGGGGGTGTGGGCCGACGGCCCCGCCGCCATCGGCATGCGGCGCCTGTCCATCATCGACCTCGCGGGCGGGCATCAGCCGATCTTCAACGAAACCGGCCGCATCGGTGTCGTGATGAACGGCGAGATCTACAACTACCAGGCGCTGCGGGAACAACTGCTGGCGCGCGGTCACGTGCTGCGCACGCACAGTGACACGGAAGTGCTGGTGCACCTGTACGAGGACCACGGCGAGCGCCTCGTGGAGCACCTGCGCGGCATGTTTGCCTTTGCCATCTGGGATGCCGATCGCGGCACCCTGCTGCTCGGTCGCGATCATTTCGGCATCAAGCCGCTGTACGTGGCGGAGGGGCAGGGATTCGTGGCCTTCGCCTCGGAACTCAAGGCGCTGGTTGCCGTGGGCGCCACGTCACGTGAGATCGACGGCGAGGCGCTCGATCTCTATCTGCAGCTGGGGTACGTCCCGGCCCCATGGAGCATCTTCCGGGACGTGCGGAAGCTGCCACCCGCGCACACCATGACCATCCACCGCGGCGAAGCACCGCAGCTGCGCCGCTTTTGGCAGCTGCCCACGGGCACGGCCGATCCGGGGGGCGATGTCGTCGCACTCGTGCGCGACGCGCTCGACGATGCGGTCGCCGCGCATCTAGTGGCCGACGTACCGATCGCCGCGTTCCTCAGTGGCGGCATCGATTCCTCAGCGGTGGTCAGCGGCATGGCCGGCATGGGCTACGCGTCGCGGGCCTTCACCGCGCGCTATCACGGCAGCGGCGCCGAAGGGACCGACGAGGTGCCGCTGGCACGGGCGCTCGCCGATCAGTACGGCCTGCCCCTTACGGTAGTCGATGTGGAGCCGGCGGTGCAGGACCTGCTGCGTCCCATCTGTCACGCGCTCGATGAGCCGCTCGCCGACGAATCGGCCGTGCCCACATGGATTCTGTCGCAGGCCGTGGCCGCGTCGTACAAGGTCGTACTGGCCGGAACTGGCGGAGACGAACTGTTCGGCGGGTATCGTCGGCATCGCGGGCTCGCACTGGCCGACAAATGGAATCACGTGCCGCCGCTGCTGCGCCGCGGCGTGAGCCGTCTGGCCCAGGCGATCCCCGAGCCCCGCGACGGCTCGCTGTCGATCACGCGACTCAAGCGGTTCGTCCGCGCCGGCAGTGGCACGCCGGTCGAACGGTATGCAGACTTCGTTGGACGGCTCGGACCGGCGGAGTTCACCGCCTTGCGCCCACAAGGTCGTGGCGATCGCCACACCGCACACTTCAACGCGCTCGGGGCACCCGGTACCGCCGATGGGGCGCTGCGCACGGCGCTGCGGATCGACTACGGCGGCTATCTGCCCGACGACATCCTCGCCCTCAGCGACCGGGTGTCATCGGCGCACTCGCTCGAGGTGCGCGTGCCGTTCGTCGACGTCCGGCTCGTGGAACGGCTCTTCACGCTGCCCGATCACTATCGCATTCGCGGGGCCGTGCAGAAGTGGGTCCTCCGTGAAGCGGTCCGGCCACGCCTCACACCGGCGCACTTCACGGCGCCCAAGCGTGGCTTCGTCGGACCAACTGCCTCGTGGCTGCGGAACGAAATGCGCGCGGCGTTGGAGGACGAGCTGTCCGCATCGCGCATGCGGCGGCTGGGACTCTTCGACGTGAGTGCGATCGGCGAGCTGCTGCAGGCGCACGCCACCCGTCGTGCGAACCACGAGAGCACGTTGTGGGCGCTCATGGTGTTCTCGCTGTGGCATGGCCAGTACGTCGAACGGCAACCCTCGGGACTCCGCGTGACGGCCTGA
- a CDS encoding glycosyltransferase, with translation MSATTATPDEPHVVHVVETLGMGGMERAIATLCRTLRARQIRTSVIAMKQLGAVAEELRDMGIPVHLAGVPVSPPDYFAWRRLVPVLREVRPTVVHTHNSAPLIYGAPSARWCGVRRIVHTDHGRVLPGRRHIMIAERCAASVVGAMVAVSAPLAEQLAAHLHIGPHKLHVIANGVNAVAPVTAALREQTRSRWFGRTDGPIVGLAARLVWEKGLNVLLAAWPQVLAAHPRARLLIGGDGPERTALETIVAQQALGGSVHMPGMVSDMAAFYSALDVFVLPSVSEGLPLALLEAMSMGLPIVASAVGGMPAALGPSLAGILVPPSDAAALARALCETLDGLGRADGAVALGARARATFTREFTADAMTSAYMSLYGLTV, from the coding sequence ATGAGCGCGACCACCGCGACGCCGGACGAGCCGCATGTCGTGCATGTGGTGGAAACACTGGGCATGGGGGGAATGGAGCGTGCCATCGCCACGCTGTGCCGAACGCTGCGAGCACGGCAAATCCGCACGAGCGTGATCGCCATGAAGCAGCTGGGCGCGGTGGCTGAGGAATTGCGGGACATGGGGATCCCAGTGCACCTCGCGGGCGTACCGGTATCACCACCGGACTACTTCGCGTGGCGGCGCCTGGTGCCGGTGCTGCGCGAGGTACGCCCCACCGTGGTTCACACGCACAATTCGGCCCCGCTGATCTACGGTGCGCCGTCCGCCCGCTGGTGCGGCGTACGACGCATCGTGCATACCGACCACGGTCGTGTTCTGCCCGGCAGACGACACATCATGATCGCCGAACGGTGTGCCGCCTCCGTTGTTGGCGCGATGGTCGCCGTCTCCGCCCCGCTGGCGGAGCAACTCGCCGCTCACCTGCACATCGGCCCACACAAGCTGCATGTCATTGCCAATGGCGTGAACGCCGTGGCTCCCGTGACCGCGGCGTTGCGCGAGCAGACGCGATCCCGTTGGTTTGGCCGCACCGACGGGCCCATCGTCGGGCTGGCCGCGAGACTCGTGTGGGAAAAGGGGCTGAACGTCCTCCTCGCCGCGTGGCCGCAGGTGCTGGCGGCGCACCCCCGTGCCCGCCTGCTGATCGGCGGCGACGGTCCCGAGCGAACGGCACTCGAGACGATCGTTGCGCAGCAGGCCCTCGGGGGGTCGGTGCACATGCCGGGGATGGTTTCCGACATGGCGGCGTTCTACAGCGCGCTCGACGTCTTCGTGCTCCCCTCGGTGTCGGAGGGGCTGCCGCTGGCGCTGCTGGAGGCGATGTCGATGGGGCTGCCCATCGTCGCCTCTGCCGTTGGTGGCATGCCGGCGGCGCTGGGCCCATCGCTGGCCGGCATCCTGGTGCCACCGTCGGATGCCGCAGCGCTGGCGCGAGCCCTCTGCGAGACGCTGGACGGCCTGGGACGCGCCGACGGCGCCGTGGCCCTCGGCGCGCGGGCACGCGCGACGTTCACCCGCGAGTTCACGGCCGATGCGATGACATCTGCCTACATGTCGCTCTACGGCCTCACGGTGTGA